Within the Bradyrhizobium ottawaense genome, the region ATTCATCGAGGCGACGCAGGCCTGCGCGCTGCTCGGCGCCTATTGTGTTCCGATCAACTGGCACGGCAAGCCTGATGACGTCAGCTACATTCTGGACGAGGCCAGGGTACTTGTTGCCCATGCCGACCTGATCGCTCCGTTACGCGGCGCGCTTCCGGCGGGCCTGATCGTTTTGATGGTGCCGACGCCAAACGAGGTTGAGATCGAGCTGGGCAAGACCGGCGAGCCGATGCCCGACGATATCATTTGGCCGGATTGGCTATCCGGTCATGCGCCATGGACAGGCGAGCCAAAGCGAAGCCGTGCGACGCTGATTTACACGTCCGGGACGACGGAACGCCCGAAAGGCGTCAAGCGCCGGCCTTCGAGCCCCGAGCAGGCGAGCGCCTACGCCGAATTGATGCGGACGGTATACGGCGTCACCAAGGGCTGCCGCGTCCTGATCGGTGGTCCGCTGTATCACGCCTCACCCAATGCCTGCCTGCGCCAGGCCATCGCGCAGGCCGAACTTATGCTGTTGCAAACCAGGTTCGACGCCGAGCGCACCCTTGCCGCGATCGAGCGGCATCGCATCACCCACGCCGTGATGGTTCCGACCATGTTCATACGGCTGGTGAAGCTGCCGGAGCAAGTTCGCCGCCGATATGATGTGAGTTCGCTGAGCTGGATCATTCATACCGGCGCACCCTGCCCGCCCGAGATCAAGGCAGAATTGATGGCCTGGTGGGGGCCCGTGATCTACGAGACCTATGGCGGTACCGAGGTCGGCGCCGTGATGCTGAGCACACCACAGGATTGGCTTGCACATCCCGGCAGTGTCGGCCGACTGACGCCGGGAGCGCGTATTGCGATTTATGGCGACGATGGTTCGCCGGTTGCCCCCGGCGGGATCGGCGAGATTTTCGTGCGTCAGCCGGCCTTGGCGGATTTCACCTATCTTAACCAGGATGAGAAGCGCCGGCAGATCGAACGCGACGGCCTCATCAGCGTCGGTGATGTCGGCTATATGAAGGACGATCGGCTATACCTTTGCGATCGCCGTTCGGACATGGTCATCAGTGGCGGCGTGAACATCTATCCCGCGGAAATCGAGCAGGCGCTGGTGCAATGCCCCGGCGTCAGAGATTGCGCCGTGTTTGGAATCCCGGACGATGATCTTGGCGAGACGTTGATGGCCGTCGTTGAAGCAGCGCCGGATGCCACAATCAGCGCCGATGATATCCGTGCGTTTCTCCGCCCGCGCCTTGCCAGGTACAAGGTTCCGCGGGACATCACGTTCCAGGACTCGCTGCCGCGGGAAGAGAGCGGAAAGATCTTCAAGCGCCGATTGCGCGATCCGTTCTGGGAATCTACCGGCCGTCGTATTTAGCTATTATCGCATTCATATCTCACCTGTTCTTTCCTTAGACCCTTTCGATAACGACCGCTGGAGCCATTCCGCCGGCAGCGCAAATGATCACGAGTCCTCATTTCGTCCGGTGAGAACTCTCACTGACATGCCCGCGGCGATCAAGAGCGGACGCACGCGCTACCCCTGCGGCCAAGGTTCATCCATTGGCCGCACGTGGCGTCTCTGCAAAGGCCTTCGCGATCTCGCGTAGCTGATATTTCTGTATCTTGCCCGCCGGGGCCTTCGGCAGGTCGGCGACAATCTCGACGCGTTCCGGCCAGTATTGTTTTGCGACCTTATGCTCCGCCATTAGCGCCTGCACCGCAGCCAGATCGAGCGTTTGCCCCGGACGGAGCACCACGAATGCACAGGCCCGTTCTCCCAGGCGAGGATCCGGATAGCCCACGATAGCGGTCGAAAGCACGGCGGGATGCTTGAACATCAGGTTCTCGATATCGAATACCGGCACGTTCTCGCCGCCGCGGATAATGATGTCCTTGATGCGGCCATCGATCCGTATATAGCCCTCGTCATCCATATAGGCCATGTCGCCGGTGTCGAACCAACCCTCGGCGTCGAACGGCTCCATGTCCTCGCGCTTGTAGTAGCCGAGGCACATCTGAGCGCCGCGGACCTTGAGCAAACCCTTCTCCCCGACCGCCGCCGGAGAGCCGTCCATCCGAATAACCTTCACCGCAACGCCCTCGAGCGGGCGGCCATCCGTCTTCGAGGATTTTTCAAGCGCCCGCTCCGGTTCGGTCAAGGTACTCGACAGGGACTCCGTCATGCCCCACAGCGAACAGACCTTCAGATCGAGTTCCCGGTAGACGCGATCGATCAGCGCGGGCGGAATTGGCGCACCGGCGCACAGGAAATTGCGTAGCCGCCCGGGCTTCGGCGATCCGCTCGCGACCGCTTCGCACATGTCGGCCAGAAACGTCGCCGCGCCCGCCGAATAAGTGACGCCCTCGTTGGCCATGATGGCGACGCCTCGCTTCGGCTCCCATACGTCCTGAAAGACGACGGTAGCCCCGATCTTCAGACCGAGCAGCATGCCTGCTGCAAAGCCGGTCATGTGACCCAACGGCGAACACACCAGCATCGTATCGCTCGCACCGAGGTGAAACCTGCCGCCGAGTGCAATGCTGCAGGCCATCAGCGAATTGAGACAATGCATGACGCCTTTGGGCGATCCGGTGGTGCCGGACGTGAACATCAGGACTGCCATCTGGTCGGTGGGGAGCGCGCCAATTTCTCCAACAGCCGGCGGACCGAGACGTTCGTTACCGGACAGGAATGCCTGATCGAAGCTGCTCGCACCTTCGCCGTCGACGACGATCACATGCTGAAGTTTCGGCAGCTTGGGCTGCAATGAACGCGCCATGTCCTCGTGGTCGAATCCACGAAACAGCTTTGGTACGATCAGCAGCTTGGTCTCGGCGAATTCGAGCATGTAAGACAGCTCGTGCTCCCGGAAGATAGGCATCAGCGGATTCACGATGGCACCGACCCGAAAGGCGGCGAGCGAGATCACCGCGAACTCCCACCAATTGGGCAACTGTACGGAGATGACATCGCGAGGGCCGATGCCGAGGCGTCTCAATGCGGCGGCCGTACGGGAAATCAGGTCGCCGAGCTCGGCGTAGGTGAACCGTCGGGGCTCTGCCCGATCCGCACGGTCAGCGATCAGCGCCAGCTTTTCCGGCGATGTGGAAATCGTCAGCTGCAGAAATTCGTCGAAGCTTCGGTCGACCCAAAAACCCTGGTCGCGCATCGACCGCGCGTGGGCAGCGGAATCAAATCGATTTTCGCTCATGCTTCCCTCCATGGACGTCGCAACGCGGCTCTTGGCGGCCAATTCGTTTGCTAGTGTACTAGTTTTGGAGCCCTTCGCAACTGCCAAATATGCGACATTTTTCGTATATCCGGGCGGGAATATTCAGAGGCACGCCCCCGGAAAGCAGATATGATAAGCGTGTGTCCGAATGCCGGAATTGTCTCTGCTGCGCGTACGGCCGTCCGCCAATCCCGGCGAAGCGTCAGATCGAAATATGGTAGCCGCCATCCACGGCGATATGCTGCCCGGTGATGTAAGACGCGCCATCGGAGAGCAGAAAACACACCGGCTTGACCGCCTCCTCCGGCGCGGCCCAACGCCCCATCGGAATCCGCGCCAATATGCCGTCCCGAAACTGGTCTCCCCTGATCGTTTCGGTCATCGGCGTCTCGACAACGCCGAAACAGACGGAGTTGGTCCGCACGCCGAATTTAGACCATTCCCTGGCGGCCGACATCGTCATGCCAAGCAGGCCGCTCTTGGCCGCAGCGTAGTTGATCTGGCCGACCGAGCCACCCCGTCCGGCGTCCGATGAGATGTTCACGATGGATCCCGGGCTTTCCCGGCCGGCCTTCCCCTGCGCAACCATGATGCGGCCCACGGCCTGGGTCCAGAGGAACGCGCCGGTCAGATGGACCGAAATGACTTCGCTCCATTGCTGCAGTGTCATCTTTTCGATCATCGCCGGCCGCGTGATTCCGGCATTGTTGACGAGACCGTCAATGGCGCCGATCCGCGCCTTGACATCGCTCACTGTTGCTTCCGTGAACTCTGGATCAGCCACGCTCCCCACATAAGACAGCAACCGGCCGTTCATGGCCGCGGCAAGGGCGTTGAGCTTGTCGGCGTTGAGATCGACGCCGACGACCCGCGCCCCGAGGCCGATCGCGAGACTGGCGACCGCCTGCCCGATACCCTGCGCGGCACCGGTCACGACAATTGTCTTACCTTCCAGTGACATCACATCTGGCATGGACTGCTCTCTCCTGGGCGCGGCGGCCGCCTGAAACCAACATCCTAGATACTATCGATCGAATCCAGATCGCCCATCGCCGTCGTGATCCGCTCGATCATCGTCAGCGACGTGTCCTCGGGCTGCATGTTCGGCAACAGCGGCGAGTGACACAGCGTGATCGTCCACATCGCGAGCGCATGCACAATCTGCTGACGGTAACGCAGGAAGCTGAGGTCGAAATCCGGTTTGACGCCGGTTGTCTCCGCAAATTTCTCGATGTAGCGGGCCAACAGCTCACGCTCCCAACTCCGGCGATCGTCCGGTGTCAGCGAGGCCGTCACGGCATAGGCGAAATCGCGCGACCAGTGGCCGCGCGAGAGACATTGCCAGTCGCATAGTCCCATCTGACCCGCGCCCGTCCGATACCAGTTACCGATATGCACGTCGGAATGGATGAGACCCTGCGGCTCGCTGTCATGCAGCGCGAGCGCGCGCATCGTTGCCGGCCAGACATCGTCACGGCGCGCCAGGACCTGGGCCGGAATAACGTGGGCGGCGGCGTCAAATGCCTTGCGGGTGTAATATTCCGTGCCCATTTTCGCAGCACCGATGGTGAACCAGCGGGGATAGCTGGCGAGCCACCGGTAGCGTTCGGCCAGCGTTGGATCACCGTAGAAGCG harbors:
- a CDS encoding acyl-CoA synthetase, giving the protein MTTEQIFLDERSTDRDQVLANAARAASGLEAIGVREGDAIALLLRNDFAFIEATQACALLGAYCVPINWHGKPDDVSYILDEARVLVAHADLIAPLRGALPAGLIVLMVPTPNEVEIELGKTGEPMPDDIIWPDWLSGHAPWTGEPKRSRATLIYTSGTTERPKGVKRRPSSPEQASAYAELMRTVYGVTKGCRVLIGGPLYHASPNACLRQAIAQAELMLLQTRFDAERTLAAIERHRITHAVMVPTMFIRLVKLPEQVRRRYDVSSLSWIIHTGAPCPPEIKAELMAWWGPVIYETYGGTEVGAVMLSTPQDWLAHPGSVGRLTPGARIAIYGDDGSPVAPGGIGEIFVRQPALADFTYLNQDEKRRQIERDGLISVGDVGYMKDDRLYLCDRRSDMVISGGVNIYPAEIEQALVQCPGVRDCAVFGIPDDDLGETLMAVVEAAPDATISADDIRAFLRPRLARYKVPRDITFQDSLPREESGKIFKRRLRDPFWESTGRRI
- a CDS encoding phosphotransferase family protein, with amino-acid sequence MGRSTNTALAALKIGGRVAYERLARPKARRFDDVPCSPYAVTAEWLTAVLCSKTPGAIVTQVDVKPASAGTHERHQLKVSYNEEGRRAGLPVSIFTKSLPSIVTRMIGGFNGTARVEGSFYTQIRPRLDIEAPLCYHSAYDRQTFAAIHLLEDLVATKSATFCNHKTYVTRAMADDMVDRLASLHGRFYGDPTLAERYRWLASYPRWFTIGAAKMGTEYYTRKAFDAAAHVIPAQVLARRDDVWPATMRALALHDSEPQGLIHSDVHIGNWYRTGAGQMGLCDWQCLSRGHWSRDFAYAVTASLTPDDRRSWERELLARYIEKFAETTGVKPDFDLSFLRYRQQIVHALAMWTITLCHSPLLPNMQPEDTSLTMIERITTAMGDLDSIDSI
- a CDS encoding AMP-binding protein — encoded protein: MAVAKGSKTSTLANELAAKSRVATSMEGSMSENRFDSAAHARSMRDQGFWVDRSFDEFLQLTISTSPEKLALIADRADRAEPRRFTYAELGDLISRTAAALRRLGIGPRDVISVQLPNWWEFAVISLAAFRVGAIVNPLMPIFREHELSYMLEFAETKLLIVPKLFRGFDHEDMARSLQPKLPKLQHVIVVDGEGASSFDQAFLSGNERLGPPAVGEIGALPTDQMAVLMFTSGTTGSPKGVMHCLNSLMACSIALGGRFHLGASDTMLVCSPLGHMTGFAAGMLLGLKIGATVVFQDVWEPKRGVAIMANEGVTYSAGAATFLADMCEAVASGSPKPGRLRNFLCAGAPIPPALIDRVYRELDLKVCSLWGMTESLSSTLTEPERALEKSSKTDGRPLEGVAVKVIRMDGSPAAVGEKGLLKVRGAQMCLGYYKREDMEPFDAEGWFDTGDMAYMDDEGYIRIDGRIKDIIIRGGENVPVFDIENLMFKHPAVLSTAIVGYPDPRLGERACAFVVLRPGQTLDLAAVQALMAEHKVAKQYWPERVEIVADLPKAPAGKIQKYQLREIAKAFAETPRAANG
- a CDS encoding SDR family NAD(P)-dependent oxidoreductase; translation: MPDVMSLEGKTIVVTGAAQGIGQAVASLAIGLGARVVGVDLNADKLNALAAAMNGRLLSYVGSVADPEFTEATVSDVKARIGAIDGLVNNAGITRPAMIEKMTLQQWSEVISVHLTGAFLWTQAVGRIMVAQGKAGRESPGSIVNISSDAGRGGSVGQINYAAAKSGLLGMTMSAAREWSKFGVRTNSVCFGVVETPMTETIRGDQFRDGILARIPMGRWAAPEEAVKPVCFLLSDGASYITGQHIAVDGGYHISI